The Lolium rigidum isolate FL_2022 chromosome 2, APGP_CSIRO_Lrig_0.1, whole genome shotgun sequence genomic interval GATCAGCAACAAGTAGATAACACTTGAACCTGAATCTCCTGAGAAATGAAAACCAGAAGCAGTTGCCAACGACGTGATCGAAGATCGTGAAATCTTGTCATTCCTCTGGTCTCCATTTATGTAATGATCCCACCCTTTCCATGTCAACTCAAGCTCATCTTGCTGCTCGTTCCTTACAACAGACACGTTGGGCAAATTCTCCTGAAAAAATTGCAAGGCCCATGTTTCCTGTTGCTCCATCGAAATGTAGGATCGCACCAAATGCAGCCGGGAAAGTACACTCTCATTCTCTGCTGCTTGAATGGCTCTGATGGCAGCCTTCCGACGTTCAACTATATTCATTTCAGAGACAAGATTAGAAGCAGAATCCAAATCGTTGCATGAAGTAAAATGGTCAGTGCCTCAGTGGCATGCATTCTCATCAGTAAAATTCAGGTTTGACACTAAATAGCAGGAGGAAATTTCCCTGAACATTATCACAGCGGAAGATTTATAAGGCATAAGGCATAATAAAGCAGACTGCCAAGAGAATAAGAAAGGGAATTGGCATTAACACTTCAGTCCCATGTTTTATTTGCATTATGTTACAAATCTTCCCTTTCACGTtagatttcacaaagttcaacctgAATTGCCAACTTTATGTATCCTACTAAATGTGAGGACAACTGGAATGACGTCATTACATCTTCTGACGAACTGTGGATGCTGAATCCTTCCAAGCAGGCTTGAACCAAAGCCAGCATGAAAATGATATTGCGTATTAGTGTTGCTTCCCCAATGATATGAATCATAGCTTATCTACGTATTAATAGACGATTTATGCAGAGACTAGCAACATGAGCTAAAGCAGTAAAACTGGTCTGTGATGCGTCCGTAATCATGATATGGGAGTCGATCCTGCTTTGCGATTATCGAGGTCTCACTGCCCAGTGCAGCTATCCAGAGAACTCAAACCTAGAATGGAGTTCAGAAATTGAGCGCGGGGTGGGTGGGGACTGGGGAGGAGCAGGGAGGGAGATAGGGCTCGGAGGTACTTACTCTCTTGGTCGGCGAGCCAGTGCAGTTGCTCCTGCACCGGTGC includes:
- the LOC124688580 gene encoding uncharacterized protein LOC124688580, producing the protein MAPRRKRKAAPAAKQKLPPPPPGPDAPVQEQLHWLADQEIERRKAAIRAIQAAENESVLSRLHLVRSYISMEQQETWALQFFQENLPNVSVVRNEQQDELELTWKGWDHYINGDQRNDKISRSSITSLATASGFHFSGDSVQKNFIESSFDLNNFTWSELPEGQMTEAGDSVQTPGATSTRLSFGMIPKTVRLPKKW